The following are encoded in a window of Oncorhynchus mykiss isolate Arlee chromosome 31, USDA_OmykA_1.1, whole genome shotgun sequence genomic DNA:
- the m1ip1 gene encoding Mid1-interacting protein 1, with protein sequence MMQISSDPASNKNSLINVMHRFIAATNNMDETIMVPSLLRDVPLEEQESQQVEVVENNNELSYPNKQRDMYEHYLLLKSIKNDMEWGLLKREMSGGASFLEMAVKQEEQQSITRGLPVDESSDLEGQFHYHLRGLFGVLSKLTVQADHLTNRYKREIGGANFMR encoded by the coding sequence ATGATGCAAATTAGCAGTGACCCAGCCAGCAACAAGAACTCCCTCATCAATGTGATGCACCGCTTCATTGCTGCAACCAACAACATGGATGAAACTATCATGGTGCCCAGCCTGTTGAGGGATGTGCCCCTGGAGGAACAGGAGAGCCAGCAGGTTGAGGTGGTGGAGAACAACAATGAGCTGTCCTACCCTAACAAGCAGAGGGACATGTATGAGCACTACCTCCTCCTCAAGTCCATAAAGAATGACATGGAGTGGGGCCTGCTGAAGAGGGAGATGAGCGGCGGGGCCAGCTTCCTGGAAATGGCAGTCAAGCAAGAGGAGCAGCAATCGATAACCAGGGGGCTCCCTGTCGACGAGAGCTCAGATCTGGAGGGCCAGTTCCACTACCACCTCAGGGGACTGTTTGGCGTCCTGTCAAAACTCACAGTGCAAGCAGACCACCTCACCAACCGCTACAAGAGGGAAATCGGAGGTGCTAACTTCATGAGATAG